The following are encoded in a window of Chondrinema litorale genomic DNA:
- a CDS encoding DoxX family protein: MKILALILRFVAAAILLQTLFFKFTAAPESVYIFSQLGMEPLGRIGTGIAELVAGILLLTPKTVFYGAVASFAIISGAIVSHLTVLGIVVQNDGGLLFLMAVIVLLSSGTLIYLYKETGVSIIQKLKQSKKTKTTI; the protein is encoded by the coding sequence ATGAAAATCTTAGCCCTTATTTTAAGATTTGTAGCTGCAGCTATTTTACTACAAACCTTGTTTTTTAAATTTACTGCAGCTCCGGAGAGTGTTTACATTTTTAGTCAGCTAGGAATGGAACCTTTAGGCAGAATAGGCACAGGTATAGCAGAACTGGTAGCAGGTATTTTATTGTTAACACCAAAAACAGTTTTTTATGGAGCAGTAGCTTCATTTGCTATTATATCTGGAGCAATTGTTTCTCATTTAACTGTACTTGGCATCGTAGTGCAAAACGATGGTGGCCTGTTGTTTTTAATGGCAGTTATAGTTTTACTATCTTCAGGTACACTTATCTATTTATATAAAGAAACAGGTGTATCAATCATTCAAAAATTGAAACAATCCAAAAAAACAAAAACAACAATTTAA
- a CDS encoding methionine-R-sulfoxide reductase yields the protein MKLYRILYFILAMVICSSCGYSQQAPINVEGLPEVINDPDNYNELSSKEKNIILKEGTERAFTGKYYDTKKEGIYLCKQCNNPLFKSEDKFNSGSGWPAFDDIIEGGVEERTDDDGMRTEIICANCKGHLGHVFFNEGFTKKMTRHCANSASLQFFPLPDKKSN from the coding sequence ATGAAATTATATAGAATCTTATATTTTATCTTGGCGATGGTAATTTGTAGTTCTTGCGGATATAGCCAGCAAGCTCCAATAAATGTAGAAGGCTTACCAGAAGTGATTAATGACCCTGATAATTACAACGAACTAAGTTCTAAAGAAAAGAACATTATTCTGAAAGAGGGTACAGAGAGAGCTTTTACAGGTAAATATTACGATACTAAAAAGGAAGGAATCTATTTGTGTAAGCAATGTAATAATCCTTTATTTAAATCAGAAGACAAATTTAATTCTGGATCTGGGTGGCCAGCTTTTGACGATATAATTGAAGGTGGAGTAGAAGAAAGAACAGATGATGATGGCATGAGAACAGAAATTATTTGTGCGAATTGTAAAGGCCATCTCGGACACGTATTCTTTAATGAAGGTTTTACAAAAAAAATGACCAGACATTGTGCGAACTCTGCCAGTCTTCAATTTTTTCCATTACCCGATAAGAAATCTAACTAA
- the msrA gene encoding peptide-methionine (S)-S-oxide reductase MsrA yields the protein MRNLLIAYIAALIFLIPACSQGQKASKLKAEDHEVMKVKDYTKNKDFEGLETATFAGGCFWCTEASFERIKGVKDVISGYSGGEKAYPTYGEVSTKQTKHAESIQIFYDPNEVSYETLLKVFFVAHNPTQLNRQGPDVGEQYRSEIFYHNAEQKEQAKAVIKELDGSGKFDKKIVTKVTPYRQFWVAEGYHQNYYELNPNQPYVSSVSRPKVEKVMKTFPELVKDEYKM from the coding sequence ATGAGAAATTTATTAATAGCATATATAGCAGCACTCATATTTTTAATACCTGCATGTTCGCAAGGCCAAAAAGCAAGTAAGCTAAAAGCTGAAGACCATGAGGTAATGAAGGTGAAAGATTACACAAAAAACAAGGATTTTGAGGGCTTAGAAACTGCTACTTTTGCAGGAGGTTGCTTTTGGTGCACAGAAGCTTCTTTCGAAAGGATTAAAGGAGTGAAAGATGTAATAAGTGGTTACTCTGGTGGAGAAAAAGCATATCCCACCTATGGTGAAGTAAGTACAAAGCAAACGAAGCATGCAGAGTCTATTCAAATCTTTTACGACCCGAATGAGGTTAGTTATGAGACTTTACTTAAAGTGTTTTTTGTTGCACATAACCCGACACAGTTAAACAGACAAGGTCCTGATGTTGGAGAGCAATATCGTTCAGAGATTTTCTACCACAATGCTGAGCAAAAGGAACAAGCGAAAGCAGTTATTAAAGAACTTGATGGATCTGGGAAGTTTGATAAAAAAATAGTAACCAAAGTTACTCCTTATAGACAGTTTTGGGTTGCTGAGGGTTATCATCAAAATTACTATGAGTTAAACCCAAATCAGCCTTATGTTTCGAGTGTAAGTCGCCCTAAGGTAGAGAAGGTGATGAAAACTTTTCCAGAACTGGTTAAAGATGAATATAAAATGTAA
- a CDS encoding thioredoxin family protein has protein sequence MKLTSVLRLSLAPILLGLLFSFKMVPPTEPTNEIEWLTWEQAIEKLENGDKKKIFIDVYTDWCGWCKKMDKSTFQHPEIAKYMKENFHAVKLDAEGKEDIVFRDHTFKYVAQGRRGYHELAASLLQGKMSYPTVVFLDEEANLISPVPGYQPAESFHKILTYFAQEHYKDTEWQDFEKTYKAPEGLK, from the coding sequence ATGAAATTAACTTCTGTTTTGAGATTATCATTGGCTCCGATTCTACTTGGTTTGCTATTTTCTTTTAAGATGGTTCCTCCTACTGAACCTACAAACGAAATTGAATGGCTAACTTGGGAACAAGCTATAGAAAAACTTGAAAATGGCGACAAGAAAAAGATATTTATAGATGTTTACACCGACTGGTGTGGCTGGTGCAAGAAAATGGATAAAAGTACTTTTCAACATCCAGAAATTGCAAAATATATGAAAGAAAACTTTCATGCTGTAAAACTGGATGCAGAAGGTAAAGAAGACATTGTTTTCCGCGATCATACATTTAAATATGTTGCACAAGGAAGAAGAGGTTACCACGAACTAGCAGCTTCGCTTTTACAAGGTAAAATGAGCTACCCTACTGTAGTTTTTCTTGATGAAGAAGCCAACTTAATTTCTCCAGTTCCAGGTTATCAACCAGCAGAAAGTTTCCATAAAATATTGACTTATTTTGCTCAAGAACATTATAAAGATACTGAGTGGCAAGATTTTGAAAAGACTTATAAAGCACCAGAAGGTTTAAAGTAA
- a CDS encoding SnoaL-like domain-containing protein has protein sequence MSYLAKAKELYSMIDQGQIMDAFEKFYHNDIEMIEATGEVRKGKDYNREFETKFMSSIQEMHGGGTDRITANEEDKTTMVSSWMDVTFKDGNRVKMEEVAVQYWQDDLIIKERFYYNPGPMM, from the coding sequence ATGAGTTATCTTGCAAAAGCCAAAGAGTTGTACTCCATGATCGACCAAGGACAAATAATGGATGCATTTGAAAAATTTTACCACAACGACATTGAAATGATCGAAGCCACAGGAGAGGTTCGAAAAGGTAAGGATTACAACCGCGAATTTGAGACTAAATTTATGAGTAGCATTCAAGAAATGCATGGTGGTGGTACAGATCGTATTACTGCAAATGAAGAGGATAAAACGACAATGGTTTCATCTTGGATGGATGTAACTTTTAAAGATGGCAATAGAGTAAAAATGGAAGAAGTAGCCGTTCAATATTGGCAAGACGACTTAATAATCAAAGAAAGATTTTATTACAACCCTGGACCAATGATGTGA
- a CDS encoding polysaccharide deacetylase family protein, with product MRNIFRSYFLYSILPFLFLFTNSCTESAKHSLAKISWPNGAKGVLCLTYDDALESHLNNAIPQLNAAKLTGTFFVDGRIRINQFDVWRAATKNGHEIANHTVYHPCSQSFDWISPQTATENYTVDRMLKEIGTLNQMLYAIDSNQIHSFAFPCSAHEVGGKNYVEDLRKSNLVSFARTGSKEGDIAEDQIVNDFSNIDFFQVPSWGIPQDTPAEKLIQFAEEIKNKEGLGVMLFHGIGGDYTSVSNEEHQKLLEYLNTQQSEIWVTTFTEALDYIKTQTEQ from the coding sequence ATGAGAAATATTTTTAGAAGCTACTTTTTATATTCAATCCTCCCTTTTCTTTTCTTATTTACAAATTCTTGTACAGAAAGTGCTAAGCATTCTTTGGCTAAAATTAGCTGGCCGAATGGTGCAAAAGGCGTTCTTTGCCTTACTTATGATGATGCACTTGAAAGTCATCTTAACAATGCCATTCCTCAATTAAATGCAGCAAAACTCACAGGTACTTTCTTTGTCGATGGTAGAATTAGAATTAATCAATTTGATGTTTGGCGAGCTGCGACTAAAAATGGTCATGAGATCGCAAATCATACAGTTTATCATCCATGTTCGCAAAGTTTTGATTGGATAAGTCCGCAAACTGCCACTGAAAATTATACAGTAGACAGAATGCTAAAAGAAATCGGCACACTCAATCAGATGCTATATGCGATAGATAGTAATCAGATTCATTCCTTTGCTTTTCCATGTTCTGCGCATGAAGTAGGAGGTAAAAACTATGTGGAAGATTTAAGAAAATCAAACTTGGTAAGTTTTGCTCGAACAGGCAGTAAAGAAGGTGATATAGCTGAAGATCAAATAGTTAATGATTTTTCAAATATAGATTTTTTCCAAGTACCAAGTTGGGGTATTCCACAAGATACCCCTGCAGAAAAGTTGATTCAATTTGCTGAAGAAATAAAAAATAAAGAAGGTTTAGGGGTGATGTTGTTTCACGGAATAGGAGGGGATTACACTTCAGTATCTAATGAAGAACATCAAAAACTACTCGAATATTTAAATACACAACAGTCTGAAATTTGGGTAACCACTTTTACAGAAGCACTCGATTATATCAAAACACAAACAGAACAGTAA
- a CDS encoding arylsulfatase gives MKMYRLIFYSLFVTIFLSCKEQRAPITETETKPKTNVIFLMVDDLGYGDLGSFGQEVIKTPALDQLAKEGTRFTQVYAGSPVCAPSRSVLMTGQHTGHTKVRGNFAAIDVPELPVAGRIPLATEDTTIAELLKTNGYITGMFGKWGLGEATTSGEPNLKGFDEWFGFNNQRRAHNHYPDYVWHNQDTFKIEANANHVEGKHVHELFSDFTFKFLEANKDTSFFMYLPYTLPHDDFKATEEFKALYADKGWSEQELNYAGMVSMIDADVQKLMDKLTEYGIADHTMLFFCSDNGAANRYDDVFNSSGALKGRKRDVYEGGIRTPMIVWMPGTVPAGKVNNYPWYFPDVLPTICEVTDTESIKNTDGISVLPAILGKEMPESDRFMYWEFHENGYDRAVRWKNWKGVIIGKDGAMELYDLSKDEAEENNVAEENPEVVNTMLEYLKTARSPSIYWPVDAQSN, from the coding sequence ATGAAAATGTACCGGCTCATTTTTTATAGCTTATTTGTTACAATTTTTCTTTCTTGTAAAGAACAAAGAGCGCCCATTACTGAAACAGAAACTAAACCTAAAACTAATGTAATCTTTCTCATGGTCGACGATTTGGGCTATGGAGATTTAGGTAGCTTTGGCCAGGAAGTGATAAAAACTCCCGCATTAGATCAGCTAGCCAAAGAGGGAACAAGATTTACACAAGTGTATGCTGGTTCGCCAGTTTGTGCACCTTCTCGCAGTGTTTTAATGACAGGCCAACACACTGGACATACCAAAGTGAGAGGAAACTTTGCAGCTATCGACGTACCTGAATTACCTGTTGCAGGTAGAATCCCTCTAGCAACAGAAGATACCACCATTGCCGAATTGTTAAAAACCAATGGCTATATTACTGGTATGTTTGGTAAATGGGGTTTAGGTGAGGCAACTACATCTGGTGAACCTAATTTAAAAGGTTTCGACGAGTGGTTTGGTTTTAATAATCAGCGAAGAGCGCACAACCATTATCCAGATTATGTGTGGCACAATCAAGATACTTTTAAGATAGAAGCAAATGCCAATCACGTAGAAGGCAAACACGTGCACGAATTGTTTTCTGATTTTACCTTTAAGTTTTTGGAGGCTAACAAAGACACTTCTTTTTTTATGTACTTGCCTTATACTTTACCACATGATGATTTTAAAGCTACCGAAGAATTTAAAGCACTTTATGCCGATAAAGGTTGGAGCGAGCAAGAATTGAATTATGCGGGTATGGTAAGCATGATTGATGCCGATGTTCAAAAACTCATGGACAAATTAACCGAGTATGGCATTGCAGATCATACAATGCTTTTCTTCTGTTCAGACAATGGTGCTGCTAACCGTTATGATGATGTTTTTAATAGCTCAGGTGCTTTAAAAGGAAGAAAAAGAGATGTTTACGAAGGTGGAATTAGAACTCCAATGATCGTTTGGATGCCAGGAACTGTACCTGCCGGAAAAGTAAATAATTACCCTTGGTATTTTCCAGATGTATTGCCAACAATATGCGAAGTAACAGATACAGAATCTATCAAAAATACTGATGGCATAAGTGTGTTGCCTGCTATTTTGGGTAAAGAAATGCCTGAAAGCGATAGATTTATGTATTGGGAATTCCATGAAAATGGATACGATAGAGCAGTAAGATGGAAAAACTGGAAAGGGGTAATTATTGGCAAAGATGGAGCAATGGAATTGTATGATCTCTCTAAGGATGAAGCAGAAGAAAATAATGTAGCAGAAGAAAATCCGGAAGTGGTAAATACAATGTTGGAATACCTAAAAACTGCTCGTAGCCCATCAATTTATTGGCCAGTAGATGCACAAAGCAATTGA
- a CDS encoding sulfatase-like hydrolase/transferase codes for MKRLLLISIALFGFSYLYGNDDVVEVERKAPNILFLFADDQRSSTLKNPEIIKPHLEQLLKKGVFFSNAHIMGADNGAVCAPSRAMLITSKRLSSLQPKGFEISSDHVLLGETLQKAGYDTYGIGKWHNTRSEFNRNFNGGEAIFMGGMHDHWNVPLFHYKDDAVYKNSRPHIEDFFNANKIDSLPGDYTYSGKHSTEIFADAAIDYLNQKHKKPFFLYVSFMSPHDPRTTPKEILDKYDASKLSMPPNFKEKHPFDNGELIIRDEQLAATPRVPKEVKEHIKDYYSMITHLDENIGRILETLEKNGLSKNTIIVFAADNGLAMGQHGLMGKQNLYQHSVNVPLIISGKGIPKGETRSTFCYLTDLFPTLCELTETTVPQNLDGKSLVPAINDDTKIRNALYFQYKDVQSAIRKDNYKLIKYEVKGQQTIQLFDLEKDPWELNNLADSLPEVVSSLLKEFEKWDADYGLSSRKN; via the coding sequence TTGAAAAGACTACTCCTGATTTCAATTGCTTTGTTTGGGTTTTCTTATTTATATGGGAATGATGATGTTGTAGAAGTTGAAAGAAAAGCACCAAACATACTTTTTCTTTTTGCAGATGACCAAAGATCTTCTACGCTAAAAAATCCAGAAATTATTAAACCTCATCTCGAACAACTTTTAAAAAAGGGAGTGTTCTTTTCAAATGCACATATAATGGGAGCAGATAATGGTGCTGTGTGTGCACCAAGCAGAGCAATGTTGATTACCAGTAAGAGGCTTAGCAGCTTGCAACCAAAAGGCTTTGAAATTTCTAGCGATCATGTTTTGTTGGGAGAGACATTGCAAAAGGCCGGTTACGATACCTATGGAATTGGTAAATGGCATAACACCCGATCGGAATTTAATAGAAACTTTAATGGGGGAGAAGCCATTTTTATGGGAGGTATGCACGACCATTGGAATGTGCCGCTTTTCCACTATAAAGACGATGCTGTTTATAAGAATAGTAGACCACATATCGAAGACTTTTTCAATGCAAATAAGATAGATTCTTTACCGGGTGATTATACCTACAGTGGTAAACATTCTACTGAGATTTTTGCTGATGCTGCCATAGATTATTTGAATCAAAAACATAAAAAGCCATTTTTCCTTTATGTGTCTTTTATGTCTCCGCATGATCCTCGCACTACACCTAAAGAGATTTTAGATAAATATGATGCTTCAAAATTGAGCATGCCTCCTAACTTTAAAGAAAAGCATCCTTTTGACAATGGTGAGCTCATTATTCGTGATGAACAACTTGCTGCCACTCCGCGAGTTCCCAAAGAAGTAAAAGAGCATATCAAAGATTATTATTCCATGATTACTCATCTGGATGAGAATATCGGTAGAATTTTAGAAACATTGGAGAAAAATGGATTATCCAAAAACACCATTATTGTTTTTGCCGCTGATAATGGTTTGGCAATGGGGCAGCATGGTTTAATGGGCAAGCAAAACTTGTATCAGCACTCTGTAAATGTTCCTTTAATAATTAGTGGAAAAGGAATTCCAAAAGGAGAAACTCGATCTACATTCTGTTACCTTACCGATCTTTTTCCAACCTTGTGTGAGTTAACAGAAACTACAGTTCCGCAAAACTTAGATGGTAAGAGTCTAGTGCCAGCTATTAATGATGATACAAAAATTCGAAATGCACTTTACTTTCAATATAAAGATGTTCAATCTGCAATTAGAAAGGACAATTACAAACTGATTAAATACGAAGTAAAAGGGCAGCAAACCATTCAGTTATTTGATCTGGAAAAAGACCCTTGGGAACTAAATAATCTGGCAGACTCATTACCAGAAGTAGTGAGCTCTTTGCTCAAAGAGTTCGAAAAATGGGATGCAGATTATGGCTTATCGAGTAGGAAAAACTAA
- the ypfJ gene encoding KPN_02809 family neutral zinc metallopeptidase → MRWKGRKQSSNVDDRRGRRMLGGTKGKFGIGTIIVILIAMYFGQDPMQILQQVNTGASPQRTEQDADTENDELAQFVAVVLQDTEDVWNKIFAEELNRDYKEPTLVLFTGSVNSACGSASAATGPFYCSADEKLYIDLSFYQDLKERFGAPGDFAMAYVVAHEVAHHVQNELGLTDKVHSQRSSLSQEEYNKLSVKLELQADFFSGVWANHAQEMKNILEEGDIEEALQAANAIGDDRLQMQAQGYVVPESFTHGTSAQRVSWFKKGYTTGDIQQGDTFNSSAL, encoded by the coding sequence ATGCGCTGGAAAGGCAGAAAACAAAGTAGTAATGTAGACGACCGAAGAGGTAGAAGAATGCTCGGTGGTACAAAAGGTAAATTTGGTATTGGTACCATCATTGTCATTTTAATTGCCATGTATTTCGGGCAAGATCCGATGCAAATATTGCAACAAGTTAATACAGGAGCTTCTCCTCAACGAACTGAGCAAGATGCTGATACAGAAAATGACGAACTCGCTCAATTTGTAGCGGTTGTTTTACAAGATACCGAAGATGTGTGGAATAAGATTTTTGCAGAAGAATTGAATAGAGATTACAAAGAACCTACTTTGGTACTTTTTACAGGTTCAGTAAATTCTGCTTGTGGCTCAGCCAGTGCTGCTACAGGTCCTTTTTACTGTTCAGCAGATGAAAAGCTCTATATCGATTTAAGCTTTTACCAAGACCTAAAAGAAAGATTCGGTGCTCCAGGAGACTTTGCTATGGCTTATGTTGTGGCACACGAAGTAGCTCACCATGTACAAAATGAATTGGGACTTACTGATAAAGTGCATTCTCAAAGAAGCAGTTTATCTCAAGAAGAATATAACAAGCTCTCTGTAAAGCTTGAGTTGCAAGCCGATTTCTTCTCTGGTGTTTGGGCAAATCATGCACAAGAAATGAAAAACATTTTAGAAGAAGGCGACATTGAAGAAGCCCTACAAGCTGCCAATGCCATTGGTGACGACAGGCTTCAAATGCAAGCTCAAGGTTATGTAGTGCCAGAATCATTCACGCATGGAACCTCTGCACAACGTGTAAGCTGGTTTAAAAAGGGTTACACAACTGGCGATATTCAACAAGGAGATACTTTTAATTCATCAGCTCTTTAA
- a CDS encoding formylglycine-generating enzyme family protein, with translation MKIKLLLATLLLSITFSCEKKKAEIENETSKHHEVSSKEKEPDHTNKLISQEPVGDAPKGMVWIPGGEFIMGSNHESAGPAEMNEHKVKVFSFWMDETEVTNAEFKKFVDATGYLTVAERPIDWEEMKKQLPPNTPKPDDEVLKPGSLVFTPPANPVSLHDYSQWWSWVHGADWKHPKGPDSSIEGKDNYPVVHIAYEDAEAYAKWAGKRLPTEAEWEFASRGGNENHPFAWGDELTPDNKYLANFFQGDFPYNNTSKDGFDNAAPVKTFSPNDYGLYDMIGNVWEWSTDFYNHNSNEHMNHNKVEVDPKGPDTSYDPSEPFAMKRVIKGGSYLCSDQYCSNYRPSARMATSTDSGQEHLGFRCVKDVETKESM, from the coding sequence ATGAAGATAAAGTTATTATTGGCGACTCTGCTTCTTTCCATCACATTTTCTTGTGAAAAAAAGAAAGCAGAAATTGAAAATGAAACTAGCAAACACCACGAGGTTTCTAGCAAAGAAAAAGAACCTGACCATACAAACAAGCTCATTAGCCAAGAGCCAGTTGGCGATGCGCCTAAAGGTATGGTTTGGATTCCCGGTGGAGAATTTATTATGGGAAGCAACCACGAATCTGCCGGCCCAGCAGAAATGAACGAACACAAAGTAAAAGTTTTTTCTTTCTGGATGGACGAAACCGAAGTAACTAATGCAGAATTTAAAAAGTTTGTAGATGCAACTGGTTACTTAACTGTAGCAGAAAGACCCATCGACTGGGAAGAAATGAAAAAACAGCTTCCTCCTAACACCCCAAAACCTGATGATGAAGTGCTAAAACCGGGCTCTTTGGTGTTTACACCTCCAGCCAATCCGGTAAGTTTACACGATTACTCTCAATGGTGGTCTTGGGTACATGGAGCAGATTGGAAACATCCGAAAGGTCCAGATAGCTCGATTGAGGGCAAAGACAATTATCCGGTAGTGCATATTGCCTACGAAGATGCCGAAGCTTATGCGAAATGGGCTGGAAAAAGATTGCCTACTGAGGCTGAATGGGAATTTGCTTCGAGAGGTGGAAATGAAAATCATCCATTTGCTTGGGGCGATGAGCTTACACCAGATAATAAATATTTGGCTAACTTCTTTCAAGGTGATTTCCCTTATAACAACACCAGCAAAGATGGTTTTGACAATGCCGCTCCGGTAAAAACATTTTCTCCTAACGATTATGGTTTGTACGATATGATTGGCAATGTATGGGAATGGAGTACCGATTTTTATAATCACAATTCCAATGAGCATATGAACCACAACAAGGTAGAAGTCGATCCAAAAGGGCCAGATACAAGCTACGACCCATCTGAACCATTTGCTATGAAAAGAGTGATTAAAGGAGGTTCATATCTGTGTAGCGATCAGTATTGCTCCAACTACAGACCCAGTGCAAGAATGGCTACTTCTACAGATAGCGGACAAGAACATTTAGGTTTTAGATGTGTGAAGGATGTGGAAACTAAAGAATCCATGTAA
- a CDS encoding ABC transporter permease, with amino-acid sequence MMFKNYLITAYRNLRKRFGYSLINILGLATGMAVCILILQYVNFELSYDDFFPNKETVFRIRQDRYDKGELSTQWVSGCAAVGQFAKTNFPEVEDFVRLRGASAIYGYINEAGQEKSLKEERAYSATPSIFNVFSIDLIHGDENTALNDPFQLIISEKIAKKYFGEEDPIGKTMTLDRNSKFTVTGIFPDFPDNSHFRGEIIISYATVVDWQGEGAENAWNWDGFYNYVKINPNTDYKVLEKKITEAANEQNKEDWGNYNHSVVFYLQPLTDIHLYSDFIGEFEPGGNGNTVYFLLIISFFVIIIAWINYINLSTARSVDRAREVGVRKVMGSNKQSLIYQFIMETALTNLIAIILAGCIVVLALPYFSDLIGREISFTILQEANFWIVLCTMFFIGTILAGIYPAFVLSSFTPVVVLKGKMRNSRHGIVLRKGLVVFQFAASIVLMIGTVVVYQQVNYMQTQDLGVNIEQTLVLDVPMIWGDSTYPSRAEAYKHELKSNPNISEVAFSTEVPGRSPGWNAGGIRLVTEDEKDSKQYRVIAVDYDFVDMFGLEVVEGRKFSEEYPNDKNAVLFNEAGAKQLGFENYNEMMGEELFFWGDTFQIVGVLKNYHQSSLQHDFEPLIFRMSGENHNYYSIKVNTAGLSGTIAEVEKLWKSYFPEKPFEYFFLDDRFNQNYAKDILFGKVFLIFSSLALLIACMGLFGLASYTTSQRTKEIGIRKILGATISSILMLLSREFTILVLIAFVIGAPISYFLMDLWLQDFAYKTPMSWWLFVLPGVTILFIALLSVISQALKAAFANLSNSLRYE; translated from the coding sequence ATGATGTTTAAGAACTACCTTATTACTGCCTACCGAAACTTAAGAAAACGTTTTGGTTATTCTCTAATAAATATTCTTGGTTTAGCCACTGGTATGGCTGTTTGTATACTCATTTTGCAGTATGTGAATTTTGAGTTGAGTTACGATGATTTCTTTCCTAACAAAGAAACTGTTTTTAGAATTAGACAAGATCGCTACGATAAAGGTGAGCTTTCTACCCAGTGGGTTTCTGGCTGTGCTGCTGTTGGTCAGTTTGCTAAAACGAATTTTCCTGAAGTAGAAGACTTTGTAAGATTGAGAGGGGCTAGTGCGATATATGGTTACATCAATGAAGCAGGTCAAGAAAAAAGTCTTAAAGAAGAGCGAGCATATTCTGCAACACCTTCCATTTTTAATGTTTTTTCTATCGATCTTATTCATGGAGATGAAAATACCGCTTTAAATGATCCCTTTCAGTTAATAATTTCTGAAAAAATAGCGAAGAAATATTTCGGTGAAGAAGACCCAATAGGTAAAACCATGACACTCGACCGAAATAGTAAATTTACTGTAACTGGTATTTTTCCAGACTTTCCGGATAATAGCCACTTTAGAGGCGAAATTATCATCTCTTATGCGACAGTGGTAGACTGGCAAGGTGAAGGCGCAGAAAATGCTTGGAACTGGGATGGCTTCTATAACTATGTAAAAATTAATCCGAATACAGATTATAAAGTCTTAGAAAAGAAAATTACTGAAGCAGCAAACGAACAAAATAAAGAAGATTGGGGCAACTATAATCATTCCGTAGTTTTCTATCTGCAACCACTTACAGACATCCATTTATATTCAGATTTTATTGGAGAATTTGAACCAGGTGGTAATGGAAATACAGTTTATTTTCTATTAATCATCTCATTTTTTGTAATCATCATCGCTTGGATTAATTATATTAACCTATCCACAGCCAGATCGGTAGACAGAGCCAGAGAGGTAGGCGTGCGTAAAGTAATGGGTTCCAATAAACAAAGCTTGATTTATCAGTTTATAATGGAAACGGCTTTAACCAACCTAATCGCTATAATATTAGCAGGTTGCATTGTAGTATTAGCTCTTCCCTACTTTAGCGATCTAATCGGACGAGAAATCAGCTTTACTATTTTACAAGAAGCAAACTTTTGGATAGTATTGTGTACAATGTTTTTTATAGGTACCATACTCGCTGGCATCTATCCCGCTTTTGTGCTTTCATCTTTTACTCCGGTAGTTGTCTTAAAAGGCAAAATGAGAAACTCTCGCCATGGAATAGTATTAAGAAAAGGGTTGGTGGTTTTCCAATTTGCTGCATCTATCGTATTAATGATCGGAACAGTGGTAGTATACCAACAAGTAAATTACATGCAAACTCAAGATTTAGGAGTTAACATCGAACAAACTTTGGTTTTAGATGTACCAATGATCTGGGGAGACTCCACTTATCCATCAAGAGCCGAAGCCTATAAGCATGAATTAAAAAGTAATCCCAATATCTCAGAAGTGGCATTTTCTACCGAAGTTCCCGGTCGTTCACCGGGTTGGAATGCTGGTGGAATTAGACTGGTTACAGAAGATGAAAAAGACAGCAAGCAATACAGAGTAATTGCCGTTGACTACGATTTTGTAGATATGTTTGGTTTAGAAGTAGTAGAAGGTAGAAAATTTTCTGAGGAATATCCGAATGATAAAAATGCTGTACTATTTAATGAAGCCGGTGCCAAACAATTAGGTTTTGAAAATTACAATGAAATGATGGGTGAAGAATTGTTTTTTTGGGGTGATACATTTCAAATTGTTGGTGTGCTTAAAAATTATCATCAATCTTCATTACAACACGATTTTGAACCGCTCATTTTTAGAATGTCTGGTGAAAACCATAACTATTACTCTATTAAAGTAAACACTGCTGGCTTAAGCGGTACCATTGCAGAAGTAGAAAAACTTTGGAAATCTTATTTCCCAGAAAAACCATTTGAATACTTTTTCTTAGACGACCGCTTCAATCAGAACTATGCTAAAGATATTCTTTTCGGCAAAGTATTCTTAATATTCTCATCATTAGCCTTATTAATTGCCTGTATGGGACTGTTCGGTTTGGCATCTTACACCACCTCTCAAAGAACTAAAGAAATTGGAATTAGAAAGATTCTGGGAGCTACCATATCTAGTATCTTAATGTTGCTTTCTAGAGAATTTACCATTTTGGTGCTCATCGCTTTTGTAATCGGAGCGCCTATCTCCTATTTCTTAATGGATTTATGGTTACAAGACTTCGCTTATAAAACACCTATGAGTTGGTGGCTTTTCGTACTGCCGGGAGTTACCATCTTGTTTATTGCTTTGCTTTCTGTAATCTCCCAAGCATTAAAAGCTGCATTTGCCAATTTGAGCAATTCTTTAAGGTATGAATAA